One genomic region from Streptomyces sp. NBC_00582 encodes:
- a CDS encoding aldehyde dehydrogenase family protein, translated as MAFLEDHDWQGRVFSGRWVDGSGEPYDSVEPATGKVLGRVGAATPADLHRAVGQAAAAQRAWAALPYIERAQVLRRAGALFEKYQAEIADWIVRESGALRPFAEFQTSNGAAEECYEAAGLAAAPFGEVLRSVEDRLSFSRRRPVGVVGVISPFNAPMVLAMRAVAPALALGNAVVLKPDPRTAVCGGVTIARVFEEAGLPEGVLHVLPGGADVGAALVDNPRVPVIAFTGSTRAGKAIATAAAQRLKRVHLELGGNSALIVLEDADLDKAVSAGAFGSFHHAGQICMASSRHLVHASIAEEYTARLAERADAAPVGDPATNAVAVGPMIDEMQLKAAHSVVTDSLAAGARLAAGGTYEGLFYRPTVLADVPLTARAYTEEIFGPVAPVVAFQDLDEAVRLAADTEYGLSLGILTRDTARGLALADRIPTGLVHINDQTVNDEATVPFGGVGASGNGSRHGGVAANLEAFTEQQWVTVRDEIPVYPF; from the coding sequence ATGGCTTTTCTCGAGGATCATGACTGGCAGGGGCGCGTCTTCTCCGGTAGGTGGGTGGACGGGTCCGGTGAGCCCTACGACTCCGTCGAACCGGCCACCGGCAAAGTGCTGGGCCGGGTGGGCGCCGCCACGCCCGCCGACCTCCACCGTGCCGTGGGACAGGCCGCGGCGGCACAGCGTGCCTGGGCGGCCCTGCCGTACATCGAGCGGGCACAGGTTCTGCGGCGTGCCGGGGCCCTGTTCGAGAAGTACCAGGCCGAGATCGCGGACTGGATCGTGCGCGAGTCGGGTGCCTTGCGCCCGTTCGCGGAGTTCCAGACGTCGAACGGAGCCGCCGAGGAGTGCTACGAGGCCGCGGGCCTCGCGGCGGCCCCGTTCGGTGAGGTGCTCCGCTCGGTCGAGGACCGGCTGTCGTTCTCGCGGCGCAGGCCAGTGGGCGTCGTGGGCGTGATCTCCCCGTTCAACGCACCGATGGTGCTCGCCATGCGGGCGGTCGCGCCGGCATTGGCCCTGGGCAACGCGGTCGTCCTCAAGCCCGACCCGCGCACGGCGGTCTGCGGGGGCGTCACGATCGCGCGGGTCTTCGAGGAGGCCGGCCTCCCCGAGGGCGTGCTGCACGTCCTGCCCGGCGGCGCCGACGTCGGAGCAGCGCTGGTGGACAACCCGCGTGTACCGGTCATCGCGTTCACCGGGTCGACCCGGGCCGGCAAGGCCATCGCCACGGCGGCGGCGCAGCGCTTGAAGCGGGTGCATCTGGAGTTGGGCGGCAACTCGGCCCTGATCGTCCTGGAGGACGCCGACCTGGACAAGGCGGTGTCGGCGGGCGCGTTCGGCTCGTTCCACCACGCCGGGCAGATCTGCATGGCCTCAAGCCGGCATCTGGTCCACGCCTCCATCGCCGAGGAGTACACCGCACGGCTAGCCGAGCGGGCCGACGCGGCGCCCGTGGGAGACCCGGCGACAAACGCGGTCGCGGTCGGTCCCATGATCGACGAAATGCAGCTGAAGGCCGCCCACTCCGTCGTCACCGACAGTCTGGCCGCCGGAGCACGGCTGGCCGCGGGCGGCACGTACGAGGGCCTGTTCTACCGGCCCACGGTCCTGGCCGACGTACCGCTGACCGCGCGTGCCTACACCGAGGAGATCTTCGGCCCTGTCGCACCCGTCGTCGCCTTCCAGGACCTGGACGAGGCCGTCCGGCTCGCCGCTGACACCGAATACGGCCTCTCCCTCGGCATCCTGACCCGCGACACGGCCAGGGGTCTGGCGCTGGCCGACCGCATCCCCACCGGGCTCGTCCACATCAACGACCAGACCGTGAACGACGAGGCCACCGTGCCCTTCGGCGGCGTCGGCGCGTCCGGCAACGGGTCCCGTCACGGCGGCGTGGCGGCCAACCTAGAAGCCTTCACCGAACAGCAGTGGGTCACGGTCCGGGACGAGATCCCCGTCTACCCATTCTGA
- a CDS encoding intradiol ring-cleavage dioxygenase — protein MSDHTPSFMNRRKVLAAGGAGAAAVGLGLAYAATAKADQAQTSASAADTSASDDALTLTKETIEGPYYLDYDLHRVDITEGKQGTPLDLRIQVRNSQDAKPVSNVAVDIWHCDALGIYSGYEEASAAGSGGSLPSGTPTAQPTAGGSPGMHEEPDSKTTYMRGFQMTDKDGWVRFRSIVPGWYTGRAVHIHVKVHTKGVLLNDAYADGTTVHTGQLFFPEDLIDAITKVKPYTSNENPLTTNSSDGIYSGDTTTDGMLAVSWDKKNAARTVKASIRMAVDLDTENDGRSGGMTMPSGSPSS, from the coding sequence ATGTCAGATCACACACCTTCCTTCATGAATCGCCGCAAGGTCCTCGCAGCTGGTGGCGCGGGTGCCGCGGCTGTCGGGCTGGGCCTGGCCTACGCGGCCACCGCCAAAGCAGACCAGGCTCAGACCTCGGCCTCCGCGGCCGACACGTCCGCTTCGGATGATGCCCTGACCCTGACCAAAGAGACCATCGAGGGTCCGTATTACCTCGACTACGACCTGCACCGCGTCGACATAACCGAGGGCAAACAGGGCACCCCGCTGGACCTGCGCATCCAGGTACGCAACTCGCAGGACGCCAAGCCGGTGAGCAATGTCGCCGTGGACATCTGGCACTGCGACGCGCTGGGCATCTACTCGGGCTACGAGGAGGCGTCTGCAGCTGGCAGCGGCGGCAGCCTGCCGAGCGGCACGCCCACGGCCCAACCGACCGCCGGCGGCTCCCCCGGCATGCACGAGGAACCGGACAGCAAGACCACCTACATGCGCGGCTTCCAGATGACGGACAAGGACGGCTGGGTTCGGTTCCGCAGCATCGTGCCCGGCTGGTATACCGGGCGAGCCGTGCACATCCACGTCAAGGTGCACACCAAGGGTGTGCTCCTGAACGACGCCTACGCAGACGGCACCACCGTGCACACCGGCCAGCTCTTCTTTCCCGAGGATCTGATCGACGCGATCACCAAGGTCAAGCCCTACACGTCGAACGAGAACCCGCTCACCACCAACAGCAGCGACGGCATCTACAGCGGTGACACAACCACGGACGGCATGCTCGCCGTGTCGTGGGACAAGAAGAACGCCGCCAGGACCGTCAAGGCGTCGATCAGGATGGCGGTCGACCTGGACACCGAGAACGATGGCCGCTCGGGCGGGATGACCATGCCCAGCGGCTCGCCCTCATCCTGA